GACGGTGACGCCGCGCAGCACCATGGCGCGGGCGGCCACCCAGGAGCCCGGCTCCAGCCGGATCGGTGCGTTGTCGAACTCGAAGGTGTGCGAGCGCCGTTGATGGCTTCCGGTGCACAGCACGGCGCCCTGCGACACACAGACGTCACTGGCGATGCTGATCGGCTCCAGGTTGATCAGCCAGGAGTCCTCCCCGATCCAGACATCGTCGCCGACCGTCAGTTTCCACGGCCACTGCACCCGCACCCGGTGCCGTATCAGCACCCGTTCGCCGACACGGGCGCCGAAGGCCCGCAGCAGCGGGGGCCGCAGCCGTGGCGGGAACCACCACTTCAGGAACAGGAGGTTGAGGACGGCGAACCAGGCGGCCTGGGTCAGCAGGCCCCTGCCCTTGTCGTAGCCGGCGCCGGTGAAACCGCGCAGCCGGCGGGTGGTGGCGACAGGTGTCATCGGTCCACCCGCACCCGGTGGCCGGAGAGTTCGTCCGCCAACTGCCGTACGTCCGACTCGACCATGATCCGGGCGAGTTCGTCGTACTGCACCTTCGCCGACCAGTCCAGCAGGCGCTTGGCCTTGGATGCGTCACCGATGAGCGCGTCCACTTCGGAGGGGCGCTCGTACTTCGGGTCGAAGCGCACATAGCGCTCCCAGTCCAGCCCCACCGTGCGGAAGGCGGCCTCCAGGAAGTCGCGTACGGTCGCGGCCACCCCGGTCGCCACCACATAGTCGTCCGGCTCGTCCCGCTGGAGCATCAGCCACATGGCCTCGACGTACTCCGGGGCGTAGCCCCAGTCGCGGACGGCGTCGAGGTTGCCCAGATAGAGATGCTCCTGGAGGCCCGCCTGTATGCGGGCCACCGCGCGGGTTATCTTGCGGGTGACGAAGGTTTCGCCGCGCCGCGGGCTCTCGTGGTTGAAGAGGATGCCGTTCACGCCGAACTGGCCGTACGCCTCGCGGTAGTTGACCGTGGACCAGTACGCCATGACCTTGGCGCAGCCGTACGGGCTGCGCGGGTGGAAGGGCGTCGCCTCGTTCTGCGGCGGCGGGGTGGCGCCGAACATCTCCG
This Streptomyces decoyicus DNA region includes the following protein-coding sequences:
- a CDS encoding LbetaH domain-containing protein, giving the protein MTPVATTRRLRGFTGAGYDKGRGLLTQAAWFAVLNLLFLKWWFPPRLRPPLLRAFGARVGERVLIRHRVRVQWPWKLTVGDDVWIGEDSWLINLEPISIASDVCVSQGAVLCTGSHQRRSHTFEFDNAPIRLEPGSWVAARAMVLRGVTVGAGAVVGAGAVAHRDVPAGAVHTTGGAV
- the gmd gene encoding GDP-mannose 4,6-dehydratase, coding for MPKTAVITGITGQDGSYLAELLLSKGYEVHGLMRRSSSFNTERIDHIYQDPHTPDRRLLLHHVDLSDGVALVNLLRDVQPDEVYNLGAQSHVRVSFDAPLYTGDVTGLGAVRLLEAIRAGGVQTRLYQASSSEMFGATPPPQNEATPFHPRSPYGCAKVMAYWSTVNYREAYGQFGVNGILFNHESPRRGETFVTRKITRAVARIQAGLQEHLYLGNLDAVRDWGYAPEYVEAMWLMLQRDEPDDYVVATGVAATVRDFLEAAFRTVGLDWERYVRFDPKYERPSEVDALIGDASKAKRLLDWSAKVQYDELARIMVESDVRQLADELSGHRVRVDR